One genomic segment of Sminthopsis crassicaudata isolate SCR6 chromosome 2, ASM4859323v1, whole genome shotgun sequence includes these proteins:
- the MTLN gene encoding mitoregulin, with translation MKDIVDRKLRVAVVVSFASGCFFGWQACLMWRRFLVWRKRRLQQKLQETQRQLDMN, from the coding sequence ATGAAAGACATCGTGGATCGGAAGCTGCGCGTGGCCGTGGTGGTGTCCTTCGCCTCCGGCTGCTTCTTTGGCTGGCAGGCGTGCCTCATGTGGAGGCGCTTCCTGGTCTGGAGAAAGCGGCGGCTGCAGCAAAAGCTGCAAGAAACGCAGAGGCAGCTGGACATGAACTGA